The Miscanthus floridulus cultivar M001 chromosome 17, ASM1932011v1, whole genome shotgun sequence genome has a window encoding:
- the LOC136518575 gene encoding lysine histidine transporter-like 2 has product MEARKQEEKLKSVNLDDWLPITSSRTAKWYYSAFHNVTAMVGAGVLGLPFAMSQLGWGLGTVAIVMSFVITLYTLWQLVEMHEMVPGKRFDRYHELGQHVFGERLGLWIILPLQIIVMVGTDIVYMVTGGQSLRKFHDLVCQGRGCTDIRLTFWIMIFASPHFVLSQLPNFNSISAVSGAAAVMSLAYSMIAFCTSAIKGAEATAGTIDYGLRETTTSGQAFGVLSALGTVSFAYAAHNVVLEIQATIPSTTEKPSKKPMWRGVVVAYAIVALCYFSVAFAGYYAFGSSVDPNVLITLDKPRWLIAAANLMVVIHVIGGYQVFAMPMFDMIETVLVKKHQFTPGFWLRFVSRSAYVAATMFIGLTFPFFDGLLGFFGGFGFAPTTYFIPCIMWLMVRKPNKYGLTWFINIICIVIGVLLTIIASIGGLRQIILDAKNYKLYS; this is encoded by the exons atggagGCACGGAAGCAGGAGGAGAAGCTCAAGAGCGTCAACCTCGACGACTGGCTGCCCATCACGTCGTCTCGCACGGCCAAGTGGTACTACTCGGCGTTCCACAACGTGACGGCCATGGTCGGCGCCGGCGTGCTCGGCCTCCCCTTCGCCATGTCGCAGCTGGGATGGGGTCTCGGGACGGTGGCGATCGTGATGTCGTTCGTGATCACGCTGTACACGCTGTGGCAGCTGGTGGAGATGCACGAGATGGTGCCCGGCAAGCGCTTCGACCGGTACCACGAGCTCGGGCAGCACGTGTTCGGCGAGCGCCTGGGCCTCTGGATCATCCTGCCCCTGCAGATCATCGTCATGGTCGGCACCGACATCGTGTACATGGTCACCGGCGGGCAGTCGCTGAGGAAGTTCCACGACCTCGTCTGCCAGGGCCGCGGCTGCACCGACATCCGCCTCACGTTCTGGATCATGATCTTCGCCAGCCCGCACTTCGTCCTCTCCCAGCTCCCCAACTTCAACTCCATCTCCGCCGTgtccggcgccgccgccgtcatgTCCCTCGCCTACTCCATGATCGCCTTCTGCACGTCGGCAATCAAGGGTGCCGAGGCCACGGCCGGCACCATCGACTACGGCCTCAGGGAGACCACGACGTCGGGGCAGGCGTTCGGCGTGCTCAGCGCGCTGGGCACCGTGTCGTTCGCGTACGCGGCGCACAACGTGGTGCTGGAGATCCAGGCCACCATCCCGTCCACCACGGAGAAGCCGTCCAAGAAGCCCATGTGGCGCGGCGTCGTCGTGGCCTACGCCATCGTCGCGCTCTGCTACTTCTCCGTCGCCTTCGCCGGGTACTACGCCTTCGGCAGCTCCGTGGACCCCAACGTGCTCATCACCCTCGACAAGCCGCGGTGGCTCATCGCCGCCGCCAACCTCATGGTCGTCATCCATGTCATCGGCGGCTACCAGGTCTTCGCCATGCCCATGTTCGACATGATCGAGACCGTGCTCGTCAAGAAGCACCAGTTCACGCCGGGCTTCTGGCTCCGCTTCGTGTCCCGCTCAGCTTATGTCGCCGCGACAATGTTCATCGGCTTGACCTTCCCCTTCTTCGACGGCCTGCTCGGATTCTTCGGAGGCTTCGGCTTCGCGCCAACGACATACTTC ATTCCTTGCATAATGTGGCTGATGGTGCGGAAGCCCAATAAGTACGGCCTGACATGGTTCATTAACATT ATCTGTATCGTGATCGGCGTGCTGCTGACGATTATCGCCTCCATTGGAGGACTCCGGCAAATCATCCTTGACGCCAAGAATTACAAGCTCTACTCTTAA